One region of Ahniella affigens genomic DNA includes:
- the dprA gene encoding DNA-processing protein DprA gives MRDDPEIGDSPGMNDRDSLILARLIWLRTPGVGPAKLAELQRIGHLAELLAMSEQGFQQLGLSAAAINWLKRPNEHQIAADLTWLQQPGHALIWPDELDYPRLLSEALDPAPPLFVAGSPDCLHWPTIAVVGARRASAGGIENARWFATELSRAGYTVVSGLAYGVDAEAHRACLQAGGPTVAVLGTGVDVPYPLGNTPLAQDIQRQGVLLSEFPLGTSPRPEHFPRRNRVISGLCRATLVVEAGLKSGSLITARLAAEQNREVFAIPGSIHNEHARGCHRLLRDGACLVESPAEIIELLGGLLARMGHGALPPQPVRPALLSEAEHQLADAMGFDPVDFDTLQRRTGLTTQAISTMLAALVLKDRVADLGGGRYTWLARSDVGS, from the coding sequence ATGCGCGACGACCCGGAGATCGGCGACAGTCCGGGCATGAATGATCGCGATTCTCTGATTCTGGCCCGCCTGATCTGGCTGCGCACTCCGGGCGTTGGCCCGGCCAAGCTCGCTGAGCTGCAACGTATCGGCCATCTGGCTGAGTTGCTCGCCATGAGCGAACAAGGGTTTCAGCAGCTCGGACTGAGTGCGGCCGCGATCAACTGGTTGAAACGGCCAAACGAGCATCAGATCGCCGCCGATTTGACCTGGTTGCAGCAGCCCGGTCATGCCTTAATCTGGCCCGACGAACTCGACTACCCACGGCTGCTTTCCGAGGCATTGGACCCGGCACCACCACTGTTTGTCGCCGGCAGTCCCGATTGCTTGCATTGGCCTACGATCGCCGTAGTTGGCGCGCGCCGCGCCAGCGCGGGCGGCATCGAGAACGCGCGCTGGTTTGCGACCGAGTTGTCCCGCGCGGGCTACACCGTGGTCAGCGGCCTGGCCTACGGCGTGGACGCCGAAGCACACCGCGCGTGCCTCCAGGCTGGCGGACCCACCGTTGCCGTGCTCGGCACCGGCGTCGATGTGCCGTATCCGCTTGGCAACACGCCATTGGCCCAGGACATCCAGCGCCAGGGGGTGCTACTCAGCGAGTTTCCGCTCGGCACGTCGCCGCGACCCGAGCACTTTCCAAGGCGCAATCGGGTGATCAGCGGCCTCTGCCGGGCCACACTGGTGGTGGAGGCAGGGCTGAAATCGGGGTCATTGATCACCGCGCGGCTTGCTGCCGAGCAAAATCGCGAAGTCTTTGCGATCCCGGGCTCGATTCACAACGAACATGCCCGCGGCTGCCACCGCCTGCTGCGGGACGGCGCGTGCCTGGTCGAGTCGCCGGCCGAAATCATCGAACTGCTGGGCGGCCTGCTGGCACGAATGGGCCATGGCGCGCTGCCCCCGCAGCCGGTACGCCCGGCGTTGCTCAGTGAGGCGGAGCATCAGCTTGCCGACGCCATGGGCTTTGATCCGGTCGACTTCGATACGCTGCAACGTCGGACTGGCTTGACCACTCAGGCGATCTCGACCATGCTGGCCGCATTGGTGCTGAAGGACAGGGTGGC
- a CDS encoding PKD domain-containing protein → MRPDSLLLSLALLLTVGTATAQTTSDWPTGIGFQNVARTPGALVAGPFAVTDGRAAIMAWHNGVLFTVPEVPSSAPNSNFQARMWNLSDTANPRIIARAPATDRGGALGWSLGDTPMPINAHGYFHVGQNFMTGTAGHWLVVGADWPPEAPWSFRAVNGVPGITRDASGHLGAGTRGSLFAPWHIDETWWSYGAISGQASIRYGGPVFNPGSQLLSQWDHLGQTGVVGHPFLLGNLLIFASDQSRTGVATYDVSNPAQPVLLDVLKTGGPGGYWPELWGNDGELYIVFPYNDNGNGMRVVDATDPSDLRFVGDTALSRSNTGSGAMYGQFQDEFAFIGDHKIDMRTRQSVLQFPAEAAHIDIGQFAMPLGNLVVAGGTGSDQAIGIFAHQADPDTRPPSVAFHIPRAGQSNFPRGAPISLLIHETLDTLSLQVGTSLLLRRITGPGTFGPALPGTWIFSFDDVLTFQPNAQLDADASYEFRVVGVRDAAGNSMPAYAFTFSTGAALGGNRPPTVTGVSANLYPAPVAANIDFVATASDPDADTLQYRYDFGDGSAKTAWSASSSGQHAFAAAGHYRVSVQVRDPSGVIASRTTTVTTAAPAAGAPTQSSSIHCANAARRVFVANPDANTISVLNADTATLIAEYPVCADPRSLALSNSNQLWVACFDDDRVQVLNPDTGALLGELNTGYGSAPAALAIDPASANVFVSLQQRQEVRRYNAVSRQQTGSLPVAGRPRALAVSSDGSRVFATRFLSPKHHGETFEINAATMTLVAAHRINKFGDDANRDTTASGKGVINDLAGAALSPRTGRLFVTGNKPNSERGLLIHASQDLDTDNSVRNLLVEVDPTVADPNARVRRAIDIDNSDSAYALAFSPLGDYLFVSLQGMNELVVFDALAMDQSTGLGSQVTRLAVGAAPQGVCVDPQTERTFVQNFMGRSVTVLETGSLFREGQIAPPRTDIPVVANEPLTASQLLGKRVFYHAADPRMSAEGYLSCATCHLDGGEDGRVWDFTGRGEGLRNTTTLNGRGGTAHGNVHWSANFDEIQDFENDIRNAFGGSGFLTDPQFAATSAPLGPPKAGLSAELDGLAAYLGSLGNASIARSPFRNADGSFTTLAQTGETLFAREQCTSCHVPPTYTDSTLGAATLHDVGTLRDTSGQRLGGPLNGIDTPGLRGLHATAPYFHDGAAATLADVFRVTGGTRYPAETAQLQGGANLQNAFVDLNNDDLVRGRAYASVDSAGQAIVFNNVAGGAGGTGAIEIRFSNSRSGAQMQALSLVINGQTHAANAVPATNNSPSWRSTNWDVIRIENVPLLAGNSNVISIGTNGWYLSVDEIVVSTAADLTRANAHRRVAALPQGEQDALLAFLRELDGSPTPQATPLLFANGFE, encoded by the coding sequence ATGCGTCCCGACTCATTGTTGCTATCGCTGGCGCTGCTGTTGACCGTCGGAACCGCTACAGCACAAACCACATCGGACTGGCCGACCGGAATCGGGTTCCAGAACGTCGCGCGCACCCCCGGCGCGCTCGTGGCCGGACCCTTTGCGGTGACCGATGGCCGGGCGGCCATCATGGCGTGGCACAACGGCGTCTTGTTCACGGTCCCGGAAGTCCCGTCGAGCGCGCCGAACTCGAACTTCCAGGCGCGCATGTGGAACCTGAGTGATACGGCGAATCCGCGCATCATTGCGCGCGCACCAGCGACCGATCGCGGTGGTGCGCTCGGCTGGTCGCTGGGTGATACACCGATGCCCATCAACGCGCATGGCTACTTTCATGTCGGCCAGAACTTCATGACGGGCACAGCCGGTCACTGGCTAGTCGTGGGCGCCGACTGGCCGCCAGAGGCGCCGTGGTCGTTCCGAGCCGTAAACGGCGTTCCAGGCATCACGCGTGACGCTTCGGGTCACCTGGGTGCGGGCACGCGTGGGAGCCTGTTCGCGCCCTGGCACATTGATGAGACCTGGTGGAGCTATGGCGCGATCAGCGGCCAGGCCTCGATCCGCTACGGTGGTCCGGTGTTCAACCCGGGCAGTCAGTTGCTGTCGCAGTGGGATCACCTGGGCCAGACGGGGGTGGTTGGCCACCCATTCCTTCTGGGCAACCTCCTGATCTTCGCATCCGACCAAAGCCGCACGGGCGTTGCGACCTACGATGTGAGCAACCCGGCACAGCCGGTGCTGCTCGATGTGCTGAAAACCGGTGGCCCTGGTGGTTACTGGCCAGAACTTTGGGGCAACGACGGCGAGCTCTACATCGTGTTTCCGTACAACGACAACGGCAATGGCATGCGCGTGGTGGATGCCACCGATCCCAGTGATCTTCGGTTCGTGGGCGACACTGCCTTGTCGCGCTCGAACACCGGGTCCGGCGCCATGTACGGCCAGTTCCAGGACGAGTTCGCATTCATCGGAGATCACAAGATCGACATGCGCACGCGGCAATCGGTCCTGCAATTCCCCGCCGAAGCGGCGCACATTGATATCGGCCAGTTTGCGATGCCATTGGGCAATCTCGTCGTGGCGGGTGGCACTGGTAGCGATCAGGCGATCGGCATCTTTGCGCACCAGGCCGACCCCGACACACGTCCACCGAGCGTGGCATTTCATATTCCGCGCGCCGGGCAAAGCAACTTTCCGCGCGGCGCGCCGATCTCGCTCTTGATCCATGAAACGCTCGACACGCTGTCGCTGCAAGTCGGCACCTCGCTGCTGCTGCGCCGGATCACCGGGCCCGGCACATTCGGCCCCGCGCTACCGGGCACCTGGATCTTCTCATTCGATGACGTGCTGACGTTTCAGCCGAATGCGCAGCTGGACGCCGATGCCAGCTATGAATTCCGTGTCGTCGGCGTTCGCGATGCTGCCGGCAACAGCATGCCGGCCTATGCCTTCACGTTCTCGACAGGCGCCGCACTCGGCGGCAATCGGCCGCCAACGGTGACCGGCGTCAGCGCGAATCTGTATCCAGCGCCCGTCGCCGCCAATATCGATTTCGTGGCCACCGCGAGTGACCCTGATGCCGACACGCTGCAGTATCGCTACGACTTCGGCGATGGCAGTGCCAAAACCGCGTGGTCGGCAAGCAGTTCGGGTCAACATGCCTTTGCGGCGGCCGGGCACTATCGGGTCAGCGTGCAGGTGCGCGATCCAAGTGGGGTGATCGCGTCGCGGACCACCACGGTGACCACGGCAGCACCGGCCGCCGGCGCGCCGACGCAAAGCAGTTCGATCCATTGTGCGAACGCCGCGCGCCGGGTGTTTGTCGCCAATCCGGACGCCAATACGATCAGCGTGCTGAATGCCGATACGGCAACGCTGATCGCCGAGTATCCGGTGTGCGCCGACCCACGCAGCCTTGCGCTCAGCAACAGCAACCAGTTGTGGGTGGCATGCTTCGACGATGATCGCGTCCAGGTATTGAATCCGGACACCGGCGCGTTGCTTGGCGAACTCAACACGGGCTATGGCAGTGCGCCAGCCGCGTTGGCCATCGATCCGGCAAGCGCGAATGTGTTCGTCAGTCTGCAACAGCGCCAGGAAGTCCGCCGCTACAACGCGGTGTCGCGACAGCAAACGGGCAGTCTGCCGGTGGCCGGTCGACCCCGTGCGCTGGCGGTCAGCAGCGATGGCAGCCGCGTGTTCGCGACGCGGTTTCTGTCACCAAAGCATCACGGCGAGACATTCGAGATCAACGCTGCGACCATGACACTCGTTGCCGCGCACCGGATCAACAAGTTTGGCGACGATGCCAATCGCGACACCACCGCGAGCGGTAAGGGTGTGATCAACGATCTCGCCGGTGCGGCGCTGTCGCCGCGCACCGGTCGGCTGTTCGTGACCGGTAACAAGCCCAATAGTGAGCGTGGCCTGTTGATTCACGCCAGTCAGGACCTGGACACCGACAACAGCGTGCGAAATCTGCTCGTGGAAGTGGACCCCACGGTTGCCGATCCGAATGCCCGGGTGCGCCGCGCGATCGACATTGACAACTCCGACTCCGCCTACGCACTCGCCTTTTCGCCGCTGGGCGACTACTTGTTTGTCAGCTTGCAGGGCATGAACGAGTTGGTCGTGTTCGATGCGTTGGCGATGGATCAGTCGACGGGACTCGGTTCCCAGGTCACGCGACTCGCGGTGGGCGCCGCGCCGCAGGGAGTCTGCGTGGACCCGCAAACCGAGCGCACGTTTGTGCAGAATTTCATGGGCCGCAGCGTGACCGTTCTGGAAACGGGCTCCTTGTTTCGCGAGGGCCAGATTGCGCCTCCTCGTACCGACATCCCGGTCGTGGCGAATGAGCCGCTAACGGCCAGCCAACTGCTCGGCAAGCGGGTGTTCTATCACGCGGCCGACCCACGCATGAGCGCCGAGGGCTACCTCTCGTGCGCAACCTGTCATCTGGATGGCGGTGAGGACGGGCGCGTGTGGGATTTCACCGGCCGAGGCGAGGGGCTTCGCAACACGACCACCCTGAACGGCCGCGGCGGCACGGCGCACGGCAATGTGCACTGGTCGGCAAACTTCGACGAGATCCAGGATTTCGAAAACGACATTCGCAATGCATTCGGCGGCAGCGGGTTCCTGACCGATCCGCAATTCGCCGCCACCAGCGCACCGCTTGGCCCACCCAAGGCCGGGCTCAGCGCCGAACTCGATGGCTTGGCCGCTTATCTTGGATCGCTCGGCAACGCCAGTATCGCCCGAAGTCCGTTTCGGAACGCCGACGGCAGTTTCACCACGCTGGCGCAAACCGGCGAAACGCTGTTTGCGCGTGAACAATGCACCAGTTGTCATGTGCCACCAACCTATACCGACAGCACGTTGGGAGCGGCCACGCTTCACGATGTCGGCACGCTTCGAGATACCTCGGGACAACGGCTGGGCGGACCACTGAACGGGATCGATACGCCTGGCCTGCGCGGTCTGCACGCGACGGCACCATATTTCCACGATGGCGCTGCCGCGACCCTTGCCGATGTCTTCCGAGTGACGGGCGGTACCCGGTATCCAGCCGAGACCGCGCAATTGCAGGGTGGCGCCAATTTGCAGAATGCGTTCGTCGATTTGAACAACGATGATCTGGTGCGCGGACGCGCATACGCCAGTGTCGATTCGGCAGGCCAGGCCATCGTGTTCAACAATGTCGCGGGCGGGGCGGGCGGCACGGGCGCAATCGAGATCCGCTTTAGCAACTCACGCTCCGGTGCGCAGATGCAGGCGCTGAGTCTGGTGATCAACGGCCAGACCCATGCGGCCAATGCGGTGCCGGCGACCAACAACTCGCCAAGTTGGCGCAGTACGAATTGGGATGTGATCCGGATCGAGAATGTGCCCCTGCTGGCCGGAAACAGCAACGTGATCAGCATCGGCACGAATGGCTGGTACCTGTCGGTCGACGAGATCGTCGTCAGCACGGCCGCTGATCTGACACGTGCCAACGCGCACCGACGGGTTGCCGCCTTGCCCCAGGGCGAGCAGGACGCGCTACTCGCGTTCCTGCGCGAACTGGATGGGAGCCCGACGCCGCAGGCCACACCGCTTCTGTTTGCAAACGGCTTCGAGTAA
- a CDS encoding LysM peptidoglycan-binding domain-containing protein has product MLKKTLAVIAGTLLTCGSFAAEVTLRDDHPTEYTVVEGDTLWGIAKRFLNDPWLWPEIWQANSQIANPHLIYPGDQLSLVYIDGQPRLVKGQRPGVVKLSPKVRDISDRQAVTAIPLAELEPFLEQARVISPADAKSRPYVVSVEDHQLYGHGDRVVYVRGLNARAGEEFDLARATYVYRELPKRMPWNKGPARVVAEPWDSSGALTFGKLWTQLTDWRSEKSEHILGHEVVWVGRGRVIAAGDPAQVLMQHGGEEVKAGDLVLPPERAPYDSSYSPHEPESVPDNMRVLAVSDGIFRSGPLMVVALSRGARDGVANGQVFSIFAPERQIRDTVKHPEGDIRTAFTPSKAKVTLPEEYLGHVMVFRTFEKVSYGLIMDGIRPVEINSVLRPPRST; this is encoded by the coding sequence ATGCTTAAAAAAACACTTGCAGTAATCGCCGGAACCCTCCTGACCTGCGGAAGTTTTGCGGCCGAGGTCACGCTCCGTGACGATCATCCGACCGAATACACCGTTGTTGAAGGCGATACCCTTTGGGGCATTGCCAAGCGGTTCTTGAACGATCCTTGGCTGTGGCCGGAAATCTGGCAGGCCAACTCGCAGATCGCGAATCCGCATCTGATTTATCCGGGCGATCAGTTGAGTCTGGTCTATATCGATGGCCAGCCGCGTCTCGTCAAGGGACAACGCCCCGGTGTCGTCAAGCTATCGCCAAAGGTCCGGGACATCTCCGATCGTCAGGCGGTCACCGCGATTCCGCTGGCAGAGTTGGAGCCGTTCCTCGAACAAGCCCGCGTCATTTCACCGGCAGATGCCAAGTCACGCCCTTACGTCGTCTCCGTGGAAGACCACCAGCTTTATGGCCACGGTGACCGCGTGGTCTACGTCCGCGGCTTGAATGCTCGTGCTGGCGAAGAGTTTGATCTGGCCCGCGCGACTTACGTCTATCGTGAACTGCCGAAGCGCATGCCTTGGAACAAAGGTCCCGCTCGCGTAGTTGCGGAGCCTTGGGATTCGAGCGGCGCGTTGACCTTTGGCAAGCTGTGGACACAGCTGACCGATTGGCGGAGCGAAAAGAGTGAGCACATTCTGGGCCACGAAGTCGTATGGGTCGGCCGTGGCCGCGTGATTGCCGCAGGCGATCCGGCGCAAGTGCTCATGCAGCATGGTGGCGAGGAAGTCAAAGCCGGTGACTTAGTGCTACCGCCTGAGCGCGCGCCCTATGACTCGTCTTACTCGCCACACGAGCCGGAAAGCGTGCCCGACAACATGCGTGTACTCGCTGTGTCGGACGGCATTTTCCGGTCCGGTCCGTTGATGGTGGTGGCGCTGTCCCGCGGTGCCCGCGACGGTGTTGCGAACGGTCAGGTGTTCTCGATCTTTGCGCCCGAGCGCCAGATTCGTGACACCGTCAAGCATCCCGAAGGCGATATCCGCACGGCCTTCACGCCATCCAAAGCCAAGGTCACGCTGCCGGAAGAGTATCTGGGTCATGTCATGGTGTTTCGTACCTTCGAAAAGGTCAGCTATGGCCTGATCATGGACGGCATCCGGCCCGTCGAGATCAACTCGGTGCTGCGGCCGCCGCGTTCGACCTGA